In Candidatus Bathyarchaeota archaeon, the sequence CCAAGTTGCCCATTTCGGAACCAACATAGAATTTACTATAAGAGTTCTTGGTGCCCACTCGTGAGTCCTGAAGACCGCTACTGGTTTGCCGCTTTGGATTAGCATGGTTTCGTCTGGCTCAAGTTTCTCCAGAGTTTCGACAATTTTGTTGAAGCATTCCCAGTTGCGGGCGGCCTTCCCTGTGCCTCCGTAAACGATAAGATGTTCAGAGTCCTTCGCTACTTCAGGGTCGAGAACGTGGTGGAGCATGCGGTAAATGCCTTCGATTTGCCAGTTCTTACAATGCAGCTCTGGACCTGTTAAACATTTAACAAGCTTCTCAGTCTTAACCAAGCTAGTTCACTGTAAACCAGAATGGTACAAACATGTTTTAATTCTTTGCCACATCCATCGGATTTATTGAAAGACAACTACCTATGAGTTAAAGAAGTAGAAGAAAAAGTTCTGTGATTCTTTAGGGTCAACCGGAAATTTTTATTTGGTTCTTCTCCCCTTTTCTGCTACTAACTTCCCGTTTTTAAACACTTTTTCAGCTAGATTAATACCGTAGTGGTACGGGAAATATTTGCGGTTGGGAGCGTCAAAAATGACGATATCTGCCCTTTTTCCTTCTTCCAAACTTCCTATTTCATGGGCGCGCTCTATAGAGTGAGCCGCATTAATTGTTGAAGCTACAAGGG encodes:
- a CDS encoding amidohydrolase family protein gives rise to the protein PTTPFCYLGTYAKAREIINSGLPVALATDLSAANMCESMQMMMTIAILQMKMTTEEALVASTINAAHSIERAHEIGSLEEGKRADIVIFDAPNRKYFPYHYGINLAEKVFKNGKLVAEKGRRTK